tgaaatacaaagcttctgtagcattatacactactgttcaaaagtttggggtcagtaagaatttgtatttttatttttttgaaaagaaattaaagaaatgaatacttttattcagcgaggatgcattaaatcaatcaaaagtggcagtaaagacatttataatgttacaaaagattagatttcagataaacactgttcttttgaactttctattcatcaaataatcctgaaaaaaaatattgtacacaaatattttatacaattgtacacattaaatgtttcttgagcagcagatcagcatattagaatgatttctgaaggatcatgtgacactgaagactggagtaatgatgctgaaaattcagctttgccatcacaggaataaattactttgtgaaatatattcaaatagaaaacagttattttaaattgtaataatatttcacaatattactgtttttactgtatttttaattgaataaatgtagccttggtgagcagacgaaacttcttttaaaaacattaaaaatcttagtggttccaaacgtttggactgtactgtatatattattgcATCTTATTAAATTATAGAGGCAATATGTAATAGTAAGtttcaacaatttttcaaaattaatttttttaaaagtgtaagtTAAGTCACAATTATTCAATTTCTATCTACATTTAAACGTGCATATACGCAgaacctgattttgctgagttcaacatgttcctgggtcaacatttttcttgatcctggaacaacattcaaatcaaccaatcagatttgagggacaagtttacagataatgtcaagtttaagcttaaaatcatgaattggtgcttctacatcagtgttattcatctatcatttccctctgatttttgggattagggtttaggggtaggtttaggggtaggaatagtgTTAAGaataaattttcagactggaatgtttttccggatcaacaaaatatgttgtcCCAGGAACGCATGTAACTCAGCAAAATGAGGACGTGCCATAATATACATAGCCTATTATAtagggtcccactttatattaagtggccttaactactaagtacttacatcaaaaaataagcacaatgtacttattgggttcatattggattgcaaaacacttttgctgctattgaggtggaatacgggtaaggttagggaaagctttggtggtatagGTTTAAgtgtaggggtaagggttaagggatgggtcaacagtgtaattataaatgtaattacagaaattaattacagatgtaattacatgcaggtgtttttaagatataagtacaatgtaaaaacatgtatgtacacaataagtgcattgtatcaaatgattaatttatatgtaagtacatagtagttaaggccacttaatataaagtgggtccaaatATAGAAACTAGAAGTCAGTATTTccttactttttattaaatgtacaCTATGAACACACATTTATGAAAATTGTCTGCTTATAAAGAAAAATGACATGACTTGGGATTGGTTTCACTTTTGCCTTTATATTTTCATTGCAATCAAATGGCATGTTATACACATCAGATTAAAACTATACCATGACTAGAgatatgggtaacactttagtttagggtccaattctcactaacTAGTTGCttagcatgcatattatattactaggatattggctgtttattagtacttataatgcacatattaatgccttattctgcatgaccatattctgcATTCCTTAATCCTACCCAGTAACTAAacttaactattaataagcagtaataaAGAGGTTATTGAGGCAAAAGCTGTAGTTAATGGTTAGTttatagtgagaattggacccaaAGTGTGACTGAGATATGacatttaaatttacagtaCCTTTGAGAGAATGCTATTACTGATAACAGAATAAAgcaaatgaaatataaatgagAGAAATTCCTGCACTTTGTAAAATAAGCAAAATAACCTCAAAAACTGGCAAAgaacataaacagaacattGGAATTGAtctattaaacattttcttcTATTTCTACAACTTTACTTGAACGTCTCTGTGTTGAGTCGTCATCTTGAAATGTGCCCATCTCGTGTTTctcattttgtttctttggaGGCTTTATCAACAGATCACTCTTTTCCTCTCCTCCAATTCCTGGAAATGCCCTTTTCCAGCAGGCTGGATTGCAACCTCTGTTGCAGTCGTTAGCACTCACAATGATAATTGCTATAATGCAGAAGGCAAAGGCCAGGCTATAACCTATaaacttaattttaaaaaaaaaagagagagaaaacaatCAATAAATGGAGAACACAATTAAACAAATACCTTTATAAGGTTTTTACAGGTTATGAGTTCATAGTtagaaaatgaaaccaaatcGATTTTCAAGACCAGAAATTTTCAAGAATGCGTTGGCATATACATGCAGACGGAACACTTGGAACGTACCGCTTGACCAGTTTACCGATTCCCGAACAAATTATTCTAATGAGCCGGttgtttaaatgaataaaatttatAAACATGACCAAAGCATCTGATGCCAGAGAGAATGACTTGCATTAGATATGCCGCAACCAGGGTAGCCTGATTTCTACTACgcctatatttatattatatttatttctgATATGGAACAGTTACAATAATTAGAGTAGTAACCAGTAACCAAAATCATTAAGATAAATCTGCAATCTAATAAAAATTAGGGTTTCTATCACTAATTGTATGTTGTATATTTGAGCTTGAGTATGTAATCAATAGCTACAAATATATAGGTTCTTGTGTGTATTCTGAGGTTATGTTGATTTTTGAGAGTAAGGTCAAATCCTGTGGCATTTACCTTTGACTTATCAACCATCTCTCGTGTTTGTTCATATAGTTCAGTCTCATTTCCTCCTTGGTTTGATTCAGTAGGTTTGCACCAATTCAAACAAATTGGATGCAGTTTCTTATCACAGGCATACTGTCCATTCCAGTCTGTTGCTGCACATGCAAGATAATCACCATCAATGAAAAATATACAGATCCACACAACCGGTGGAATCAGACAAGCCACCAAAACAGTCACAAAACTTTGCTTAGTTTCTTCAGACTCAGATTTTCCCCTTCCGTCTTGTTCTTGAGATTGTCCACCTTTGCCATGCTCTTGAGatgctttatttttgtcttgttcttGCAGTTTCCCATTGCTGTCCTGTCCTTGAGAATGGCTATATTTACaaggccttaaaaacatgaGCATTATGACAAATACAAAGAGAGCAGGTACAATTAAGACAAAACTCGAAATAAGTGCATTCCACTTAACTTTGCATGGGCATGAGAATTGGACATCCATCAATGCCTGCAAGCCCAACAACATAAAGCTCAATGGAACTGAAGTGATGGCATTTTTTTTGGAAAACAGTTTAACTGCTGCtttaaaaaaggtttttagtTGCATCTTCAAAAGTGCCTCAAGTAAATTTGACTGTTCCTCTCTTAAAGTTTATGGGAATGGTTGTAGTTTTTCTGCAATATAGATCAGATACCTTAAATGAAAAGAACAAGAATCATTTATAACATTTGTTCAGTACAAATAATACAAtagaagattaaaaaaaaaagtttttaaacttACTCATACAGGCGATAGCAGTATTGTGTCCAGGTATGTGCTGAGGTATGTTTGCTTCTTTGTCAAATTTTACTTTCACTCTTCAGGTACTTGCCATTGGTCAGCTGATTCTGTCAATCTCAAATTCCAACACTGATTTGTGCATCTTGAATCTGGAGAAGCAGGCAGGTGTCTTGCGTTATATTACGCAAGAATAGGTTTCAGATTTCTATCTAAATACAATAGGATAAAGGTAACATAACTCTATGCTATGTTTTATAAATttgttgtatatatatttttttttacttgtttgctcttttaaaagaaaatgcatgCTATTTCTATTTaatgatttaaaggggtcatgaactgcattattttattattttataatgtttcctggggacTGCACTTGTTATGTATcaataaatgtcataatttagaaataaatagcattttcctaccctgattttagccctctgatttaaGCATTctgttttaaaggggacctattatgcctctTTTGGGGGCATAGATGTAAAATAAGATGTAAAacaagtctctgatgtccctagagtgtgtgtgtgaagtttagctcaaaataccgtACATATCATTTTTTATACCATGTTAAaattgtgtccctttaaatgcaaacaagctgctgctcccagccccctttcaagaagagggcagagcttcaagagctcaagctccggcaacaacaaaacaacctCAGGCACTCATGAAGCGGTCAGCCTTATCTGTTCAGTCATCTGACTGTACTGTGCATAATAcagtaaatgcatgtttatgaattatgcaGATGGTGAGCATGGCgggataaaaataatgacatagCTCTGGTCTCTTGgtgccttcacatgctatcaGAAATTTCagaattcccacttctgaagtcatgGTTACGACCTCATCGCATTCAAGTGGGCGACTTTACAGGGCGTCCATGTGCTATTTTTTACTAGTTTTGATAATTCTGATAGCACATGAGGGCGGCATCAGTGAAAACAGGCAGAAACGATGGTAGCTTTAGCAACAATAGCCGTACAGAGTGCCAACACGCTCTTTTAGAAAGGCATATAATGTACATACTTACATTGTCTGGATCTGAAGTTTGCACATGAAGAGTCAGTATTGACCTTCTTTtagaattaattttttaaaatccaGCATCGAAAAGACCCTTGTTTATGAAGCAGTCTGGTGCAAAATGATTGGCGCAAACGTATAAGACTTTATCGATTTCTTCTGtacattttcttcaaaaatgaaatttaaccaCAATGTACATACACAGTAGTGTTCAAtcaccttataaaagtgaatgttgcataataggtcccctttaatgggCATGTCAGCTGTGAGACAGTGTAAaagcccactgctgtgattagctatacatttaaaggtgccatcaaacgtttttttacaagatgtaatataagtctaaggtgtcccctgaatgtgtctgtgaagctcaaaataccccatagatttttttaataaattttttaagCCTATTttcataattagaaatgcgccgattcatgtgcagcccctttaaatgagCTCTCCGCCCCctgctctcgactctatcacgcataaacaaagttcaacgCTAATAACCCCAAAAtatacaaagtgttcgtcagaCTTTatcgtaagtatggtatttaatTTCTTCTGTATATTTTcttctgttggagagatttataaagaatgaagttatgtttaaaatgaaagtgtttaaaaatgaaaatagcgacggctctcttgtctccgtgaatcaGTAAGaaaatggtaactttaaccacatttacagtacattagcaacatgctaatgaaatatttagaaagacaatttacaaatatcactaaaaattcATGAATCATGgacatgtcagttattattgctatctgccatttttcgctattgtccttgcttgcttacctagtctgatgatcagttgcacagatccagataatactggctgcccttgtctaatgcctcgatcatgggctggcattgcaaaatggggtcatacatattaatgatccctaCTGTTACgtgtcggtgttatgttgagattgcTGTTCTTGagacaaatgagatttatataagaaggagaaaCAATGTTTAACTCACTGTATGCATTTCCATGTACTGCTGTGattgccgaggtaaattcaattttattatggcatttaaaaaaaaataaaaataaaatgaaaaaaacctTCCAGATTGGCGTTACTTACACCTAGCTATGCATCAAGCATCAAGGACAAAATCAAGGATTGACCACAGAACATGgccattatttttttcaaatgaatAACGAGATGACATGCTACAAGAACACTCTTATATAGAGATAGATTGAAAAGTTTTAATTAGGGATGCTCATAATTGACTAGTTATCCAAGAATTTTGACTGGTTCAACGGTTTAAAAAGTAAACAAGCTATAAAcagacactgtaaaaaaaatcccagtaaaatttaccgtaaaaaaacagcagctgtggttgccagaactttaccgtaaaaaatacagtagcaacgtaaagaaaaaatctgttaaatttacggtaaaataacgtatttcattaactgatataatgttaatttaccaacctaatgaagtactaatatctgttttgtaccttaataaaacactgacagtcaccaaacacagtggtgataagattCAAATAatgaatcaaagctcatcacaagcagcttttccacaagctgaggaggacaacactaatatatagaaggtgcacacagtgtcattcacacacgcactaaacaccatcatggtaacatgcatgaaattttaaaaatgcaataaacattaatttgacaacattagatgtaacataaaaccctaatgtacataactgattagaaaaaaaatgagaaaaactaagaagaaacagagttatttcaatgaaaatatatcaaatgtgaagtgtcacgcagggcattctgggaatgtcaatttacggtttttcactgtaaattttacaatgaattgttatttttcacttccaaaaactgtgaatttaacggtattttaccgtaaaattacattaaatgtaccgttagagctattacagttattcaccgtatatagtacagaaactttctataaaccaattgacagtttttcaccgtagcatttttacagtcttttactgttaaaatcacggtcattttttacagtgtataggTAATCAAACAAATCCTGTAAACGTTAGCCTATTCAGAACAGAACCCATAATGTCGCCTACGTCTGCAATTaggcacaaatccaaatgtttccatgTATTTGAATGCTAagctattatttattatgtaaatgataGGCTTTGTATTTCGCTCGCGTTCCAACGTTACATCTTTCACACATGCTTTGCAAGTGAGTCGGTGGTATAGCACTGATCGCCACAGATTGTACTACACTATATATACATTGAGCATGAGCAGTTTAATGCAGGGCTCTAATGTTTATCACTGaagccaaagtatacttcacctTTTACGCATACGCGAGGTGAGGGTCAGCGTGAAGTGCGCATAACAAATttcatcatcagaagagtatgGGCACACTGTACGCACAGGTCGCACAtggacatttaatttttttttgcagtaattacttaatttattcataagttggcaaccgtgccctgggggcgccgattcacaaggtagtcgaagaaaacctgcataaacagaacagaccggaacgcatgcaagctacagcgacaatggaggctTATATAGACAAcagattgtgtgaagaggttagaaagtaccttcatgtgtacaactctagcatgaaagaatacaaatatatttacatgggttgtgACTCATGGCAAGAGATTGCTCAAACCTGTACATGCATCGAACGCCTGTGTACAGGTACAAGTATACTTTGCAATGCTGTGCGTTTGACTGTGTAAAAATAGATACCCTGGGTTTCAGTTGCTCGATCCAGTGTTAGCATCACTGTTATTTACCTACTACTACTTGTTGTACTCGAATCAGTGGGTGGGCCACTGAactttagggttagtgatgtcactaacccgagAAGAAGCTcgtgtagtccctaccagctgtttgttgtagtccttaaagctgcagtccgtgatttttggccctctatagcggttaataaacagaactgcaggCGTCTTGTGGAAGagcattgtagccggagctacttttctccgtgtatgtctatggcgagtcacgcagttactgtgatactctgtgGCGGGTCCTActagtccggtctgaaatagtccgaatataaacacttattataagtgtaccataatgattcagggtaagacaaaaacacggtttggaaaatggattcatgttgtacattctcattatataattttgtaaattttgaacacaaaaaaaattacggacagcagctttaaaaatCGATTTCTGTAATAGAAAATATTTCCCTTTGCATTATCTTTGAGTTTTGTAACTTTggagatgttgtttatgctcaaacagcaacattatgcactaactaaagtaaaataaaaagtgaaaatcaaggacccctttaaattaaaatacCTTCAATGAAAAGAATGCATAATGTCAATGAATATCATAATgctcatgttttttgtttttttgtttttttgcagttaTAGTATTTCATAGTTTTTCACAGATTTTGAATAGCAAagcattaatatatatatatgtgtgtgtgtgtgtgtgtgtgtgtgtgtgtgtgtgtgtgtgtgtgtgtgtgtgtgtgtgtgtgtgtgtgtgtgtgtgtgtgtgtgtgtgcgtgtacaAACAAGTAACAAGTAAATATTGTGGTTTCACCTTTATTTACTTCTTACTTCAGGCATGTTGTAAAAATAGCTCTTTAGTTTCAGTTTCTTTTATACctattaaaaaaacactgtcaaactgcattttaaaacattcagCAAGTTAATGAATGTATATATTGAATTCACATCCAcactattatatattttatttaatgcagACAGGAGGTCCATTTTAATTGAACATGTATAGTTATATAAAGTAcagcaaaggaaaaataaaccACAGAAATGCATTTGCAACACAGTAAATCCAATGTTGTcaaaagatgtttttgatgttaCCCTAGAAATGACTCATCACCAAAGTTGTTCCCTGTAACAATATAAATGCGCATGCAATGTAGATCACCCTGATGAGTTCAGACAGACCGCTGCAGTTCAACCTCTGAGCCGTAGATGGATGACTCTGATAGGTGTGATGGTTTATCTTGCTTTTCCTTGTGCTCCAGACATCTTGTTCTACAATCCCAACAGCTTACAGCAGCAGTGACAACAACACTGAGGAATGTGAGCAGAACTAAAGCGGAAAactaataaaacacaaaaatgtatatattctttttaaatatgtaaataagtattaagtatatatatgtttttatttattatttatataaaaccaGTATACTTACCCTTGAGTAGAAAGTGATTTTTTCGGTCAGTTCTCGCAGGTCTGTTGCGTTCACTCTGGTGTCTTTCACTCCGGTGGGTTTGCACCATTTAATCTGGAGCTCTTCATCCAAGACGTAATCTCCTTCCCAGTGTGACAAGCCACAAGCGACATATTCACCCtcaaacaacaacagaaacatcCACAATGAAGGTGGAATCAGACAAAGTAAAAAGAGCCCAGCACAATGAGAAGAAGAACTTCTGCAAGGCCTTTGAATGAACATCATCATAGTCAGAGCCAGAAGAGCAGGTCCGAAAAAGATGAAGCTGATCAGTATTGCATTAAAACCAGGAGAACATGGGCATGAAAATTCTCGATCCATCAACTTCTGAAGTCCAATTAACGCAAAGCTAAAATGCATTGCGTTGAAAGAACCTGTTTTTCTTTCTAGTTTTTCTGGATTGTTCGAAAACAACTCGAGAAACACCATTTTTCATGAAACTGT
This genomic stretch from Megalobrama amblycephala isolate DHTTF-2021 linkage group LG2, ASM1881202v1, whole genome shotgun sequence harbors:
- the si:dkeyp-122a9.2 gene encoding uncharacterized protein si:dkeyp-122a9.2, which produces MVFLELFSNNPEKLERKTGSFNAMHFSFALIGLQKLMDREFSCPCSPGFNAILISFIFFGPALLALTMMMFIQRPCRSSSSHCAGLFLLCLIPPSLWMFLLLFEGEYVACGLSHWEGDYVLDEELQIKWCKPTGVKDTRVNATDLRELTEKITFYSRFSALVLLTFLSVVVTAAVSCWDCRTRCLEHKEKQDKPSHLSESSIYGSEVELQRSV